One Candidatus Korarchaeum sp. DNA segment encodes these proteins:
- a CDS encoding type II toxin-antitoxin system VapC family toxin, protein MKVFIDATVLIYLNVGISGRIGDLKQFWKSLVENHKLYTNLIVLDEVIYVLKRKYAVEPSTLKFIDKMVLPQVIDVGLREYLEARKYILEYGMKPSDAIHLATIESNRIDAIATEDKDFDVVGIESCGSDSWSVSQ, encoded by the coding sequence GTGAAGGTGTTCATCGATGCCACCGTTCTCATATATCTGAACGTCGGTATTTCAGGAAGAATAGGAGATCTTAAGCAATTTTGGAAATCGCTCGTTGAGAATCACAAGCTCTACACAAATCTCATAGTACTGGATGAGGTGATATATGTGCTTAAGAGGAAATACGCAGTTGAGCCCTCTACCCTGAAGTTCATAGATAAGATGGTACTCCCGCAGGTCATCGACGTAGGGCTGAGGGAGTACTTGGAAGCGCGTAAGTACATATTAGAGTATGGCATGAAGCCCTCCGATGCGATCCACCTCGCAACGATAGAGTCGAATCGGATTGATGCTATAGCAACGGAAGACAAGGACTTCGATGTAGTGGGCATCGAGAGTTGTGGATCTGATTCTTGGTCAGTTAGTCAGTAG
- a CDS encoding DMT family transporter → MSTRGVVPLVMAAFLWSTIGLATKHALALGSNPLSIGVLRAGISGALSLVFLRRRAFDRRVALIGFAFTGPLYAIYVFSVMHSGMGIAAVLLYTAPVIVILLARFLLGEEISARKLVALLLSFSGVLMIGSRGSAELDVTALALGIGSSLAYSGIILSVRKLSVSGYSPLELGLGPQVWAAAELLPLLMLLRSPISRDTIIPIVYLAVFPSFVAYYLHARGLREVEAGSASIIANVEPIAALMIGVTMGEELELPAAIGSALVISGAIVASLVRGESHGREQ, encoded by the coding sequence ATGAGTACAAGGGGAGTAGTGCCCTTGGTGATGGCCGCCTTCCTCTGGAGCACGATAGGATTGGCAACCAAGCACGCCCTCGCCCTGGGATCCAATCCCCTTTCGATAGGAGTCCTGAGGGCTGGGATCAGCGGAGCTCTTTCCCTAGTTTTCCTCAGGAGGAGAGCCTTTGATAGGAGGGTCGCTCTCATAGGGTTTGCGTTCACTGGCCCCCTCTATGCTATTTACGTCTTCAGCGTCATGCACTCGGGCATGGGGATAGCCGCCGTGCTGCTATACACGGCCCCAGTGATAGTGATTCTTCTGGCCAGGTTCCTACTGGGAGAGGAGATCTCAGCAAGGAAGCTAGTTGCATTGCTACTCTCTTTCTCAGGAGTCCTGATGATAGGATCTAGGGGAAGCGCAGAGCTAGACGTTACGGCTCTAGCTCTTGGAATTGGGAGCAGCCTCGCTTACTCTGGCATCATACTTAGCGTCCGGAAACTATCCGTTTCCGGATACTCACCACTGGAGCTTGGGCTGGGGCCTCAGGTATGGGCTGCGGCAGAACTACTGCCCCTGCTGATGCTCTTAAGAAGCCCGATCAGCCGCGACACCATTATTCCTATAGTCTACTTAGCCGTTTTCCCTTCATTCGTGGCTTATTATCTGCACGCCAGAGGGCTGAGGGAGGTTGAAGCGGGGAGTGCGAGCATAATAGCTAACGTTGAGCCGATAGCTGCTCTGATGATCGGAGTTACGATGGGAGAGGAGTTGGAGCTTCCGGCTGCGATAGGATCTGCTCTCGTTATATCCGGAGCTATCGTAGCGAGCTTAGTGAGGGGAGAAAGCCATGGAAGAGAGCAGTAA
- a CDS encoding threonine/serine dehydratase has translation MIGLRDVFRARSMISRYLPRTPLIHSRRISEALGCSVYLKLENLQPTKAFKVRGGVYFAMLRKEEAVRRGLIAASTGNHGQSIAFAGKLIGADVIIVMPKNVPEVKVKAVRDLGADVIFHGDVYEQASEFAERLARERGHLFVHGVNEPTLYAGIATMHLENLEDLPDVNVIINPIGGGSGAVGAVTVAKAADPSIEVIGVQAEGAQSFYLSWKRGELVSTGRADTIAEGLATSRAYELPFSILREKLDDVVLVSDDEIRLAMRMLLEMEGQVAEPSGAAALAAAIKIRERLAGKNVIVMVTGGNVDPELVRKLFEHKSSSIKLKL, from the coding sequence GTGATAGGGCTCAGGGACGTCTTCAGGGCTAGGAGCATGATCTCGAGGTACCTTCCGAGGACCCCCCTGATACATTCCAGGAGGATCTCAGAGGCACTTGGCTGTAGCGTTTACCTGAAGCTCGAGAATCTGCAGCCAACGAAGGCTTTCAAGGTCAGGGGAGGGGTCTACTTCGCCATGCTGAGGAAGGAAGAGGCCGTCAGGAGGGGGCTGATAGCTGCTTCCACGGGGAACCACGGTCAGTCCATCGCCTTCGCGGGAAAGCTAATAGGGGCCGATGTGATCATAGTGATGCCTAAGAACGTTCCTGAGGTTAAGGTTAAAGCTGTAAGGGATCTGGGGGCTGATGTCATATTCCACGGCGATGTTTACGAGCAAGCCAGCGAGTTCGCGGAGAGGCTGGCTAGGGAGAGGGGTCACCTATTCGTCCACGGTGTCAATGAGCCAACCCTCTACGCAGGCATTGCTACCATGCATTTGGAGAATTTGGAGGACCTACCCGATGTCAACGTGATAATAAACCCGATAGGCGGTGGCTCCGGTGCTGTGGGTGCCGTCACGGTAGCTAAGGCCGCCGATCCCTCGATAGAGGTCATAGGAGTTCAGGCTGAGGGTGCTCAGAGCTTCTACCTATCCTGGAAGAGGGGAGAGTTGGTCTCCACGGGAAGGGCTGATACTATAGCGGAGGGCCTAGCCACCAGTAGGGCTTACGAGCTACCATTCAGCATACTCAGGGAGAAGCTGGATGACGTGGTGCTGGTATCGGATGATGAGATAAGGCTTGCGATGAGGATGCTACTCGAGATGGAGGGTCAGGTGGCTGAACCCTCGGGCGCTGCAGCCCTGGCTGCGGCCATCAAGATAAGGGAGAGGCTAGCGGGCAAGAATGTGATCGTGATGGTAACGGGTGGTAACGTCGATCCCGAGCTGGTGAGGAAGCTCTTCGAGCATAAAAGTAGCTCAATTAAGCTAAAGCTATGA